Proteins found in one Lachancea thermotolerans CBS 6340 chromosome C complete sequence genomic segment:
- the CAB3 gene encoding phosphopantothenoylcysteine decarboxylase complex subunit CAB3 (some similarities with uniprot|P36076 Saccharomyces cerevisiae YKL088W Protein required for cell viability) produces the protein MVGSTNEASGSTPVSILAKNGNTTREITAYKGGSGGAQNTQESTPSYRPAEESTYMNPQKLRVVTSGKDKESNGPAATGQRVESSVGAEQARSASGAGLKSPMSALGTAVSFTVSNIADKISHRGSISARPSSVALAAQANNGVGGGGAQGEEQPPVNTGTPFGSSAASSRQNSVHIPGEFIFFEPTNRPQSASPSANSSAVRKLPHHSNKAIIDSQPGPQVPFTEFFQKQDDKKIHILIGATGSVATIKVPAIIDKLFKTYGPDKVSIQLVVTKPAEHFLRGLKISTDVKIWRDEDEWCGFKRMGDPVLHTELRRWADVCLLAPLSANTLAKIANGICDNLLTSLLRCWTASTPVLVAPAMNTFMYTHPVTKKHLTMLQEDWPFITVLKPVEKVLVCGDIGMGGMRDWHDIVDILTKKISEIRGGVGGSDAEEEDGDDDDDEADANAADETDSEDSGLDDDDDDDDEDDDDDGEEGNANGSGYRDLKDPQNVEPLAPLRSARSVQGSQS, from the coding sequence AAAGGTGGTAGTGGCGGGGCGCAAAACACCCAAGAGAGCACGCCTAGCTATCGCCCCGCGGAGGAAAGCACGTATATGAACCCACAAAAGCTAAGAGTGGTAACTTCCGGGAAAGATAAGGAGTCCAACGGCCCGGCCGCCACAGGGCAGCGGGTGGAAAGCAGCGTCGGCGCCGAGCAGGCGCGGTCTGCAAGCGGGGCGGGGTTAAAGAGCCCCATGAGCGCCCTGGGCACTGCAGTTTCGTTTACGGTGTCGAATATCGCGGACAAGATCTCACATAGAGGCTCTATCTCCGCGAGACCGTCATCTGTGGCGCTCGCTGCGCAAGCTAATAATGGCGTTGGCGGGGGTGGCGCTCAGGGCGAAGAGCAACCGCCGGTCAACACAGGGACGCCTTTCGGGTCATCTGCAGCGTCATCGCGCCAGAACTCAGTTCATATTCCGGGTGAgttcattttctttgagccCACTAATAGGCCGCAGTCTGCTTCCCCTTCGGCGAACTCAAGCGCCGTGCGCAAGTTGCCCCACCACTCGAACAAGGCTATCATCGATTCACAGCCAGGTCCACAGGTTCCGTTCACAGAGTTTTTCCAGAAGCAGGACGACAAGAAGATTCATATTTTGATAGGCGCCACTGGCTCGGTCGCCACAATAAAAGTGCCTGCAATTATTGACAAGTTGTTTAAGACATACGGTCCCGACAAAGTGTCCATCCAGCTAGTGGTCACCAAGCCAGCGGAACACTTTCTTAGAGGGCTTAAAATATCTACAGACGTGAAAATCTGGCGTGACGAGGATGAGTGGTGCGGCTTCAAGCGAATGGGTGACCCAGTTCTACATACAGAGCTACGGCGGTGGGCGGACGTGTGCCTTCTGGCCCCGTTGTCCGCAAACACCCTGGCCAAAATTGCGAACGGCATATGCGACAACCTACTAACTTCACTACTACGGTGCTGGACGGCCTCCACTCCAGTGCTGGTTGCACCAGCAATGAACACGTTCATGTACACACACCCTGTGACCAAGAAACATCTCACCATGCTACAGGAGGACTGGCCTTTCATAACGGTTCTGAAGCCTGTTGAAAAGGTGCTAGTATGCGGCGACATTGGAATGGGTGGGATGCGTGATTGGCACGACATTGTCGATATCCTGACAAAAAAGATCTCTGAGATCCGCGGTGGTGTCGGCGGTTCTGACgccgaagaagaggatggcgacgacgatgacgatgagGCGGATGCTAACGCGGCTGATGAAACAGACAGCGAAGATAGTGGGCttgacgacgacgatgatgatgacgatgaagatgacgatgacgatggTGAAGAGGGCAACGCGAACGGCAGTGGCTACAGGGATCTCAAAGACCCCCAGAACGTAGAGCCGCTGGCTCCGCTGCGAAGCGCGCGCTCGGTGCAAGGCTCACAGTCTTAA
- a CDS encoding ferric reductase family protein (weakly similar to uniprot|Q08905 Saccharomyces cerevisiae YOR381w FRE3 protein Ferric reductase, reduces siderophore-bound iron prior to uptake by transporters), giving the protein MALSGLTARVVYKCAMCGRVLFLEVLFQNCSYLYSMKLPLPIALAQFIVSCSAKPSELTYKEIDYVAYSCMYTLSSTAAWCSSDLYGLSCYCTDDNAMGSFLYCVHEFLETKNPDTVEEWVYPQCANSTVEGLKQIYENSTNYMVNTSEVPGFNISVPVDFPVYVNATMYQYNYMTYNAFWGNLKHANFMGTGAVAYWGLVFLCGTISSMMHRFAPRLTLSLNKKSSQLWIVRWYRKNVSLPAAFGTVHTKRNFALGLLPTRLESLIIFGFFVMVLLFQAVNIKRTMNNTFFPEKVQEISRYVGDRSGVIANYLMTLTYLLAGRNQIFMWLTGWKQSTFMTYHKWVGRFLFLTVFTHTISMLMYTYAEDAYEYYSGSQWWRYGAAATVAGGTMFLQAFSWLREKNYEVFLYVHIAMAIVFLLGAWKHIEIFDYQEWAYATLAIWAFDRVVRLVRIFSFGVKTAKVCIVSNETLQVTVDRGSWWPFFPGAFGYVHFLKTSIFWQSHPFTVCKTDNNELRLYIKIKRGVTEILYKQLLNEPNYTGEVKIAVEGPYGDKKPAKSYEQVLLYSGGNGIPGPYAYAKELGVTANTQKTQFVKLYWVIRHWNSLDWSLEELQALQKYTNIQTVIYVTKAHEVKFGDKLLPHFEPSCSSSSIAEKDSAVAITSAAYNDVLQKVLPHIEFREGRPVISDVVREDIEDCQDKNTALITCGHSDMCDEIRQVIAVKVGDHKTSRIDLFEELQTW; this is encoded by the coding sequence ATGGCGCTCTCAGGGCTCACAGCGCGCGTGGTATATAAGTGCGCGATGTGTGGGCGtgttttgtttcttgagGTCTTATTTCAGAACTGCTCTTACCTGTATTCAATGAAGCTTCCCCTGCCAATCGCACTGGCACAATTTATTGTTTCGTGCAGCGCCAAGCCATCCGAGCTCACCTACAAGGAGATAGACTATGTTGCGTACTCTTGCATGTACACACTTAGCAGCACAGCTGCATGGTGTAGCAGTGATCTGTATGGGCTAAGCTGTTACTGCACGGATGACAACGCGATGGGGTCGTTCTTATATTGTGTGCACGAGTTCCTGGAGACCAAGAACCCCGATACGGTCGAGGAGTGGGTATATCCGCAGTGCGCCAACTCTACAGTCGAGGGACTGAAGCAAATCTACGAAAATTCAACCAATTATATGGTAAACACCTCTGAGGTCCCGGGCTTCAACATCTCCGTCCCCGTCGACTTTCCGGTCTACGTGAATGCGACAATGTATCAGTACAATTACATGACGTATAACGCGTTCTGGGGTAACTTGAAGCACGCGAATTTTATGGGCACGGGCGCAGTAGCCTACTGGGGCCTAGTGTTCTTGTGTGGCACCATCTCCTCAATGATGCACCGGTTTGCCCCTAGGCTGACATTAagtttgaacaaaaaatcATCGCAGCTGTGGATTGTCCGCTGGTATAGAAAAAATGTGTCGCTACCGGCGGCATTCGGCACCGTGCACACCAAAAGAAACTTTGCCTTGGGACTTCTTCCCACGCGGTTGGAATCGCTTATCAtttttggtttctttgtGATGGTGCTACTGTTCCAAGCAGTGAACATCAAACGGACTATGAACAACACCTTCTTCCCcgaaaaagttcaagaaatttCCCGTTATGTGGGAGATCGCAGCGGTGTTATTGCCAATTACCTGATGACGCTAACGTACTTGCTCGCTGGTCGTAACCAAATATTTATGTGGCTCACGGGCTGGAAGCAGTCAACTTTCATGACCTACCATAAATGGGTGGGCCGCTTCCTATTTCTAACAGTATTCACCCACACTATTTCGATGCTTATGTACACTTATGCGGAAGATGCGTACGAGTATTACTCAGGCAGCCAATGGTGGAGGTACGGTGCGGCAGCCACCGTCGCGGGTGGCACCatgtttcttcaagctttcagTTGGTTGCGAGAAAAAAACTACGAAGTGTTCCTCTATGTCCACATCGCGATGGCAATCGTGTTTTTGCTTGGCGCTTGGAAGCACATTGAGATATTTGACTATCAAGAGTGGGCTTACGCAACGCTCGCTATATGGGCTTTTGATAGAGTTGTGAGGCTTGTCCGTATTTTCTCCTTTGGCGTCAAGACAGCCAAAGTGTGTATTGTTTCAAACGAGACCCTGCAGGTGACTGTCGACAGAGGCTCTTGGTGGCCTTTCTTTCCTGGCGCTTTTGGCTATGTgcactttttgaaaacgtCCATTTTTTGGCAATCGCATCCGTTTACTGTTTGCAAGACTGACAATAACGAGCTCAGACTCTACATCAAAATTAAACGCGGTGTAACTGAAATACTTTACAAGCAATTGCTCAACGAACCTAATTATACCGGTGAGGTCAAAATCGCTGTTGAAGGTCCATATGGCGACAAGAAGCCCGCCAAGTCCTATGAACAAGTGCTTCTGTATAGCGGCGGTAATGGAATCCCAGGTCCTTATGCATATGCTAAAGAACTTGGTGTCACCGCTAACACCCAAAAGACGCAATTCGTAAAACTGTATTGGGTGATAAGACACTGGAATTCTCTCGACTGGTCTTTGGAGGAGCTTCAGgcccttcaaaaatacaCTAATATCCAGACGGTCATATATGTAACCAAGGCTCACGAGGTTAAATTTGGTGACAAGCTCTTGCCCCATTTTGAGCCTAGttgctcaagctcttccatTGCGGAAAAGGATTCTGCAGTCGCGATAACAAGCGCTGCCTATAACGATGTGCTTCAGAAAGTTTTGCCTCACATTGAATTTAGGGAAGGCAGACCAGTAATCTCCGATGTTGTTAGAGAAGACATCGAAGACTGCCAAGATAAGAATACAGCACTTATCACTTGCGGTCACAGTGACATGTGCGATGAAATTAGACAAGTAATTGCTGTTAAAGTTGGAGACCATAAAACAAGTAGGATTGATCTCTTCGAGGAGCTCCAAACATGGTAA
- the TIM10 gene encoding protein transporter TIM10 (highly similar to uniprot|P87108 Saccharomyces cerevisiae YHR005C-A MRS11 Essential protein of the mitochondrial intermembrane space forms a complex with Tim9p (TIM10 complex) that mediates insertion of hydrophobic proteins at the inner membrane has homology to Mrs5p which is also involved in this process), with amino-acid sequence MSFLGFGGQPQLNSQQKISAAEAELDLVTDMFNKLVDNCHKKCVQTSYSEGDLNKNESSCIDRCVAKYFETNVKVGENMQKMGNAFAGGPGRV; translated from the coding sequence ATGTCATTCCTGGGCTTCGGCGGACAACCACAGTTAAACTCTCAACAGAAGATCAGCGCAGCTGAAGCAGAGCTAGACCTCGTCACAGACATGTTTAACAAGCTAGTTGACAACTGTCACAAAAAGTGCGTCCAAACCTCATACAGCGAAGGTGACCTGAACAAGAATGAGTCATCCTGCATTGACCGTTGCGTCGCAAAGTACTTCGAGACCAATGTCAAGGTTGGAGAAAACATGCAAAAAATGGGCAACGCTTTCGCTGGTGGTCCAGGCAGAGTCTAA
- the CYT2 gene encoding cytochrome c1 heme lyase CYT2 (similar to uniprot|Q00873 Saccharomyces cerevisiae YKL087C CYT2 Cytochrome c1 heme lyase involved in maturation of cytochrome c1 which is a subunit of the mitochondrial ubiquinol-cytochrome-c reductase links heme covalently to apocytochrome c1), with protein MGSETESTCPVDHTAREAWLKNMSKTDGAEGADAAAKESCPVNHDARKVWLQQAEASNAPEAVECTSDQIPNTPQYKTDVKLPTEREVSSIPRTGTEGQHWVYPSQKQFFEAMLRKQWNPNSDDMKTVVPIHNQVNERVWNYIRLWEKGQGGEECGGVQLTSFKGDSKKLTPRAWFRSSILGYSKPFDRHDWTVNRCGKDVDYVIDFYSSDTTGGPSVYLDVRPKLNSKEGILLRCKKMLGL; from the coding sequence ATGGGCTCCGAAACTGAGAGTACATGCCCTGTCGATCATACCGCGCGGGAGGCATGGCTAAAGAACATGAGTAAAACCGACGGAGCCGAAGGGGCAGACGCAGCTGCCAAAGAAAGCTGTCCTGTAAACCATGATGccagaaaagtttggcTACAGCAGGCAGAAGCCTCCAACGCTCCAGAAGCAGTGGAATGTACCTCAGACCAAATTCCTAATACCCCGCAGTACAAGACCGATGTCAAGCTGCCAACAGAACGCGAGGTCTCGAGCATCCCGCGTACAGGAACAGAGGGCCAGCACTGGGTCTATCCTTCACAAAAACAGTTCTTCGAAGCGATGCTGCGGAAGCAGTGGAACCCTAACTCTGATGACATGAAGACGGTGGTGCCCATTCATAACCAAGTCAATGAGCGAGTGTGGAACTACATAAGGTTATGGGAAAAGGGCCAAGGAGGTGAAGAGTGTGGCGGAGTCCAATTGACAAGTTTCAAGGGAGACTCTAAGAAGTTGACGCCCCGTGCGTGGTTCCGCAGTAGCATCTTGGGTTATTCCAAGCCCTTTGACCGCCACGACTGGACGGTCAATCGGTGCGGCAAAGACGTGGACTACGTGATCGACTTTTATAGCAGCGATACGACCGGCGGCCCCAGCGTCTATCTGGATGTCCGGCCAAAGCTAAACAGCAAGGAAGGTATCCTGCTGCGCTGCAAAAAAATGCTAGGGCTTTAG
- the GPA1 gene encoding guanine nucleotide-binding protein subunit alpha (similar to uniprot|P08539 Saccharomyces cerevisiae YHR005C GPA1 GTP-binding alpha subunit of the heterotrimeric G protein that couples to pheromone receptors negatively regulates the mating pathway by sequestering G(beta)gamma and by triggering an adaptive response activates the pathway via Scp160p), with the protein MGCAASTALSADEQDPFLQSKRANDMVERSLQMQKHKEKKEIKLLLLGAGESGKSTVLKQLRLLHQGGFGNQERVQYTQVIWADAVQSMKILIIQARKLGIPLDCDNPETNRHLFEQKRLLLRARPLEHIDASLAGGSGFLNDYVLKYSETSENKRRTKSTGRAQAFQGLEDGDTFNLQELSEGLSEDGTNSALAQSQNVATRSVSSQQIADAISELWKHDRGVRQCFARSNEFQLESSAEYYFEHIHNFANPTYVCSDEDILKGRIKTTGITETAFNIGSTNFKVLDAGGQRSERRKWIHCFQDITAVLFVLAVSEYDQMLFEDERVNRMHESIMLFNTLLNSKWFSNTPFILFLNKTDIFKEKLTRSPIRQYFPEYQGRVGDVDAGLKYFESIFLSLNKTGRPVYVHRTCATDTQSMRFVLTAVADLIIQQNLKKSGIL; encoded by the coding sequence ATGGGTTGCGCCGCAAGTACGGCCCTTTCCGCAGATGAGCAGGACCCGTTCTTGCAAAGCAAACGGGCCAACGACATGGTAGAGCGCTCCTTGCAAATGCAGAAGCacaaggagaaaaaagagatcAAACTTTTGCTGCTGGGAGCTGGAGAATCGGGAAAGTCAACGGTTTTGAAGCAATTGCGCTTGCTACACCAAGGCGGGTTTGGAAATCAGGAACGCGTGCAATATACTCAGGTGATCTGGGCAGATGCCGTTCAGTCTATGAAAATATTGATCATTCAGGCGCGCAAGCTGGGAATTCCTCTCGACTGTGACAACCCGGAGACCAATCGACATTTGTTCGAGCAGAAAAGGTTACTACTTCGCGCTCGGCCGCTGGAGCACATCGATGCTAGCCTGGCGGGTGGCTCTGGTTTCCTAAACGACTATGTACTCAAGTACTCTGAGACTAGCGAAAACAAGCGGCGCACCAAAAGCACGGGCCGCGCTCAGGCGTTTCAGGGTCTTGAGGATGGTGACACTTTCAACCTGCAGGAGCTTTCCGAGGGCCTTAGTGAAGATGGCACGAATTCAGCGCTCGCGCAAAGTCAAAATGTTGCCACACGTTCAGTTAGCAGTCAGCAAATTGCAGACGCAATCTCAGAATTGTGGAAACACGACCGCGGGGTTCGGCAGTGCTTCGCGCGTTCCAACGAGTTCCAGCTTGAGAGTTCGGCGGAATATTACTTCGAACACATTCACAACTTTGCAAACCCGACATACGTGTGCTCGGACGAAGACATACTTAAAGGCCGAATCAAAACAACGGGGATCACCGAAACCGCGTTCAACATTGGATCGACTAacttcaaggttttggatGCAGGCGGACAACGATCCGAGCGGCGCAAATGGATTCATTGTTTCCAAGACATTACAGCAGTGCTGTTTGTTTTGGCAGTGAGCGAGTACGACCAGATGCTCTTTGAGGATGAACGTGTGAACCGAATGCACGAGTCTATTATGCTTTTCAACACGCTGCTGAATTCCAAGTGGTTTTCCAACACGCCTTTCATCTTGTTCCTGAATAAAActgacattttcaaagagaagttgACGCGCTCGCCCATCCGGCAATACTTTCCAGAATACCAGGGCCGCGTGGGCGATGTTGATGCTGGGCTCAAGTACTTTGAGAGTATTTTTCTGAGCCTGAACAAGACTGGTAGGCCCGTTTACGTGCATAGGACGTGCGCTACTGACACTCAGAGCATGCGCTTCGTGCTCACCGCCGTGGCGGATCTCATAATACAGCAGAACCTCAAGAAGAGCGGCATATTGTGA
- the SRX1 gene encoding sulfiredoxin (similar to uniprot|P36077 Saccharomyces cerevisiae YKL086W SRX1 Sulfiredoxin contributes to oxidative stress resistance by reducing cysteine-sulfinic acid groups in the peroxiredoxins Tsa1p and Ahp1p that are formed upon exposure to oxidants conserved in higher eukaryotes): MSIQTGGLNKISEIPLSQIRRPIAPVLDFQKIDAMVSTMKGVPEASKTCTIEEASKMDGQLPPIDVVCVRHNGQNFYFGFGGCHRFQAYERIRDQTGKDVLVRCKVIPATKDQLKLYVGSSVDDMFGTIDNEASREARQ, from the coding sequence ATGTCAATCCAAACAGGCGgactcaacaaaatcagTGAAATTCCACTCTCTCAGATCAGGAGGCCCATCGCCCCAGTCCTGGACTTCCAGAAAATCGACGCGATGGTGTCCACTATGAAGGGCGTTCCAGAGGCGAGCAAAACCTGCACTATAGAGGAAGCCTCGAAAATGGACGGGCAGCTGCCTCCAATCGACGTTGTGTGCGTCCGGCATAACGGCCAGAACTTCTACTTTGGCTTCGGGGGCTGCCACCGCTTCCAGGCTTACGAGCGCATTCGCGACCAAACTGGAAAAGACGTGCTCGTGCGCTGCAAGGTCATTCCCGCGACGAAGGACCAGCTGAAACTGTACGTGGGAAGCTCGGTGGACGACATGTTCGGCACCATCGACAACGAGGCTAGCAGGGAGGCCCGCCAATGA
- a CDS encoding KLTH0C01166p (weakly similar to uniprot|Q08909 Saccharomyces cerevisiae YOR385W Hypothetical ORF), with the protein MGSTPSKPITQHTADVPPSLRFCRERHMVLASVFYKTRSLMCFPTQHSFEKFLSNSRKIRAEDDGMGVPSLVLEDPYLLSRVFKGDGVRYRIYKYVLCSASDPLPHPSCSVVSQADDRIIYKMPFCEVYKAVHGGLQPGYRLVFYTPDGSLNVDLIKHRTSFDMDSQLGEWNVKWVRKARSLLLPDKFELLVVGSVAPPPPTTAGAPGAHRSAAYAATRASGAAVWARYKDTDTAFLPKITRKLASLNVGEIEIESNAASYGLDEIPWYTQVIACMSLVICTLQQDRKEKRRRNNSM; encoded by the coding sequence ATGGGCTCCACTCCTAGCAAGCCAATAACACAACACACAGCAGACGTGCCGCCTTCGCTGCGGTTCTGCAGAGAAAGACATATGGTACTTGCGTCGGTATTCTACAAGACGCGGTCTTTGATGTGTTTCCCCACTCAACACTCGtttgagaagtttctgAGTAACAGCCGGAAAATTCGGGCGGAGGACGACGGCATGGGCGTGCCCAGCCTGGTACTCGAAGACCCGTACCTCCTGTCACGGGTGTTCAAGGGCGATGGGGTACGATACCGGATCTACAAGTACGTGCTGTGCTCGGCCTCAGACCCGCTGCCGCACCCCAGCTGCTCGGTCGTGTCGCAGGCCGACGACCGGATCATATACAAAATGCCGTTCTGCGAGGTGTACAAGGCGGTCCACGGCGGGCTACAGCCGGGATACAGGCTAGTTTTCTATACGCCGGACGGCTCACTGAACGTGGACCTCATCAAGCACCGCACTTCTTTCGACATGGACTCCCAGTTGGGCGAGTGGAACGTGAAGTGGGTTCGCAAGGCCAGGTCCCTGCTTCTTCCCGACAAATTCGAGCTGTTGGTCGTGGGCTCTGTGGCGCCACCACCTCCGACCACCGCGGGAGCGCCTGGTGCTCACCGCTCGGCCGCATACGCGGCAACGCGCGCCTCGGGGGCCGCAGTGTGGGCTAGGTACAAAGACACGGATACCGCGTTTCTGCCCAAGATCACCAGAAAGCTTGCTTCTTTAAACGTGGGTGAGATCGAGATTGAGTCCAACGCTGCTTCCTACGGGCTAGACGAGATTCCGTGGTACACGCAAGTGATTGCATGCATGTCGCTTGTAATTTGCACCCTGCAGCAAGACCGCAAAGAGAAAAGGAGACGCAACAACTCGATGTAG